One part of the Bacteroidia bacterium genome encodes these proteins:
- a CDS encoding DUF1573 domain-containing protein, which translates to MNKFVFLFCAMFLFLLSCEPGKESKGVDTDIVNIPTDGSGNTRLPVISFDHTEHDFGTVTDGEKVTYNFRFTNTGESDLVITSAKGSCGCTVADPPAKPVPPGGEGYISVTFDSQGREGFQKKEVTVVTNCQPNTKILQFRVNVIKAEDKK; encoded by the coding sequence ATGAATAAGTTCGTTTTTCTGTTTTGCGCCATGTTCCTGTTTTTACTTTCCTGCGAACCCGGGAAAGAGTCCAAAGGGGTGGATACAGATATTGTTAACATTCCTACTGACGGTTCTGGAAACACACGATTGCCGGTGATCAGTTTCGATCATACGGAGCATGATTTCGGAACGGTGACAGACGGAGAAAAAGTAACCTATAACTTTCGTTTTACCAATACCGGAGAATCGGACCTTGTGATCACCAGCGCTAAAGGCAGCTGCGGTTGCACGGTAGCGGATCCTCCGGCCAAGCCCGTCCCTCCCGGAGGAGAAGGGTATATCTCTGTAACCTTCGATAGCCAGGGTCGGGAAGGTTTTCAGAAAAAAGAAGTGACCGTGGTAACCAATTGCCAGCCGAACACAAAGATCCTTCAGTTCCGGGTGAATGTGATCAAGGCGGAAGATAAAAAATGA
- the yajC gene encoding preprotein translocase subunit YajC has translation MFYTVFLQAPAGGGGGGMQSLIFLLLIFAVFYFFMIRPQMRKQKDAQKYRDGIQKGDKIVTIGGAHGTIVEVADTTILVEVDSGVKIRYEKSAVSPEATKALAEGKGKDAKK, from the coding sequence ATGTTCTACACAGTATTTTTACAGGCACCTGCCGGCGGCGGAGGGGGAGGAATGCAATCCCTGATCTTTCTGTTGTTAATTTTCGCGGTTTTTTACTTTTTTATGATCCGCCCTCAGATGCGCAAACAAAAGGATGCACAGAAGTACCGCGACGGAATTCAGAAGGGTGATAAGATCGTAACCATTGGAGGAGCCCATGGCACCATCGTGGAAGTGGCCGACACCACCATACTGGTGGAAGTGGACAGCGGGGTGAAGATTCGTTACGAAAAATCTGCCGTAAGTCCCGAAGCTACCAAAGCCCTTGCTGAGGGTAAAGGGAAGGACGCGAAAAAATAG